From the Brevibacillus choshinensis genome, one window contains:
- a CDS encoding GNAT family N-acetyltransferase — protein MKQSNYVSLYDKSNVNEVPWESMRDGEYARKYLSACMEEQSDHYVKNVRTQFYAITVDDLVMPVTVNDSEYGNSYVCSPYSHYITYAKDELRMLQMPMWEALMAQALSMLGWMMKTSRTNQIAFVNNWLLSTNLYHDLTAEQVQRITRFCHTRFPRHLIAFRSVSSKLHPVMYQGLKNAGYLMVPSRYVYLFHPDWPAQGGWRVRNTLKRDRQMLEKSGYRIVSHEEIREGQIERIIDLYNALYLDKYSQQNPQFTYDFIKLGLHKRTLTLIGLEKEGRLDGILGYFQRNGVMTTPLFGYDVTLPKETGLYRMLSSLLVQEAERQGLLLHQSAGVGAFKADRGAVGEVEYTAVWARHLPLYRRGIWTALSVLLEQFGVPLVKKYRL, from the coding sequence GTGAAACAGAGTAACTATGTATCGCTGTATGATAAAAGCAACGTAAATGAAGTGCCTTGGGAGAGCATGAGGGACGGCGAGTATGCAAGAAAGTACCTGTCAGCATGCATGGAAGAACAATCAGACCATTACGTCAAAAATGTACGGACCCAATTCTATGCGATAACCGTAGATGATCTCGTCATGCCCGTGACGGTGAATGATTCGGAATACGGCAATTCGTACGTGTGTTCTCCGTATTCGCACTACATTACGTATGCGAAAGACGAGCTGCGTATGCTGCAAATGCCGATGTGGGAAGCTCTGATGGCACAAGCACTCTCTATGCTTGGTTGGATGATGAAAACAAGCCGGACCAATCAGATTGCCTTCGTCAATAACTGGCTCTTATCCACCAATCTGTATCATGATCTGACTGCAGAGCAAGTTCAACGGATCACCCGGTTTTGTCATACCAGATTTCCTCGTCACCTGATTGCGTTCCGATCAGTGAGTTCAAAATTGCATCCTGTCATGTACCAGGGACTGAAGAACGCCGGATACTTGATGGTGCCAAGCCGGTATGTCTATCTGTTTCATCCTGACTGGCCGGCACAGGGAGGATGGCGAGTTCGCAATACGCTCAAGCGTGATCGGCAAATGCTGGAGAAGTCGGGATACCGGATCGTATCGCACGAGGAAATACGGGAAGGGCAAATCGAGCGGATTATCGATTTGTATAACGCGCTGTATTTGGACAAATATTCTCAACAAAATCCTCAGTTTACCTACGACTTTATCAAGCTGGGGCTGCACAAGCGCACACTGACGCTGATAGGATTGGAGAAAGAAGGACGTCTCGATGGCATCCTAGGGTACTTTCAACGAAACGGCGTGATGACGACACCTTTATTCGGATACGATGTCACGCTGCCCAAAGAGACCGGATTATACCGGATGCTGTCCAGCTTGCTGGTACAGGAGGCGGAAAGGCAAGGACTGCTGTTGCATCAAAGTGCAGGAGTCGGAGCATTCAAAGCAGACAGAGGAGCGGTAGGGGAAGTGGAGTATACCGCTGTCTGGGCCAGACATCTTCCTCTGTACCGAAGAGGCATTTGGACAGCATTGTCTGTCTTGCTGGAACAGTTTGGAGTCCCGCTAGTAAAAAAGTACAGACTGTGA
- a CDS encoding response regulator transcription factor has protein sequence MPILFSGADREQEILQRIASGLSNKGIAEQMILTVGTVKSNIVNLYGKLQVNRRVQAVARAKELKLLE, from the coding sequence GTGCCGATCCTCTTTTCGGGGGCCGATCGCGAACAGGAGATTTTACAACGGATCGCAAGTGGCTTGTCCAATAAGGGAATTGCTGAACAGATGATCTTAACGGTAGGGACGGTAAAGTCAAATATCGTCAATCTGTATGGAAAGCTGCAGGTAAACCGCAGGGTTCAAGCGGTGGCAAGGGCGAAAGAATTGAAATTGT